A stretch of the Elephas maximus indicus isolate mEleMax1 chromosome 3, mEleMax1 primary haplotype, whole genome shotgun sequence genome encodes the following:
- the LOC126071484 gene encoding protein S100-A7-like produces MSNIAAEKVKICHTSSENLLLSLVDLFHQYTGRDDKINKENLLKLLKENFPNFLNDCERRGKDYLCNVFEKKDKNEDKKIDFSEFLCVVGDIATDYHKQSHGAPPCSGGPQ; encoded by the exons ATGAGCAACATTGCAGCTGAGAAAGTCAAGATATGCCACACTTCATCTGAGAATTTGTTGCTGAGCTTGGTCGACCTATTTCATCAATACACCGGGCGTGATGAtaagatcaacaaggaaaacCTGCTGAAGCTGCTGAAGGAGAACTTCCCCAACTTCCTCAATGACTGT GAAAGAAGGGGCAAAGATTACTTATGCAATGTCTTtgagaaaaaagacaagaatgagGATAAGAAGATTGACTTTTCCGAGTTTCTCTGTGTAGTGGGAGACATAGCCACTGACTACCACAAACAGAGCCATGGTGCGCCGCCCTGTTCCGGGGGACCCCAGTGA